One window of Akkermansia biwaensis genomic DNA carries:
- the cbiR gene encoding cobamide remodeling phosphodiesterase CbiR, whose protein sequence is MTPHKCRIPGLNIGCTSFIIPDYYVPAVRECVRYADDIALLLLEAGSKGESLITLAEIRELGRIARDAGITWNIHLPTDGGFATPESGRQYTENIIRTIELTRELEPHTWVMHVVTDHIPGPDMRPHLTEEETERILRSLEQITPYLPAPEYLALENLERHPTDYLDGLVAATEHSRCFDIGHVWKEGLKPEELLPLWLPDIRMCHLHGLEKRDHKSLHHMPASVLDALLHPMWDISFTPLITLEVFSLDDFLNSHQAMLESYQRHVSKH, encoded by the coding sequence ATGACCCCGCATAAATGCCGCATTCCCGGCCTTAACATCGGCTGCACCTCCTTCATCATCCCGGACTACTACGTTCCCGCCGTCAGGGAATGTGTCCGTTATGCGGACGACATCGCCCTGCTCCTGCTGGAGGCGGGCAGCAAGGGGGAAAGCCTCATCACCCTCGCGGAAATCAGGGAACTGGGCCGCATCGCCAGGGACGCTGGAATAACGTGGAACATCCACCTGCCGACGGACGGGGGATTCGCCACGCCCGAATCTGGCCGCCAGTACACGGAAAACATCATCCGCACCATCGAACTCACGCGGGAACTGGAGCCGCACACCTGGGTCATGCACGTGGTCACGGACCACATCCCCGGACCGGACATGCGGCCGCATCTGACGGAGGAGGAGACGGAAAGAATCCTCCGCTCCCTGGAGCAAATCACGCCCTATCTGCCCGCACCGGAATACCTGGCTCTGGAAAACTTGGAACGCCACCCTACGGACTATCTGGACGGGCTGGTCGCCGCCACGGAACATTCCCGCTGCTTCGACATCGGCCATGTCTGGAAGGAAGGGCTGAAACCGGAGGAACTCCTTCCCCTCTGGCTGCCGGACATCCGCATGTGCCATCTGCACGGACTGGAAAAAAGGGACCACAAATCCCTGCACCACATGCCCGCCTCCGTGCTGGACGCCCTGCTCCACCCCATGTGGGACATCAGCTTCACCCCCCTCATCACGCTGGAAGTATTCAGTCTGGATGACTTCCTGAACTCCCACCAGGCCATGCTGGAATCCTATCAACGCCATGTCTCCAAACACTGA
- a CDS encoding autotransporter outer membrane beta-barrel domain-containing protein, with amino-acid sequence MHSLKTLRLNGADHDGPAPLAAGISPAFADFPSCGTYAAPDSCHTRHKMQAVAMTLACLGMLAPVHAQDAGRENLNGTRDATVERTASDPALGTVSATINVTGSSNVRGIWGKSDPLSIDTIAEEAVFNVSSTRNNAFGIDTSSGASLDIGTIAGKFNVSAANTNATGIRSYGKMINIGTMAESSVMTITANFSSNGIYAYQGGLDIGTFAGQISVTLGTGNFARGLYSYGNTMDYQGPRYKDVEIGTISATGNISAVTTSGYGARGIQSNYGRVNISQIDGQITANSGSTDAGGKFSALGIEAREEITLGNISAAAAITAASGGMDAYGIYAGEESGNQTHSNITIGNVAGTIRAEAMAGTAAGASATGSLAVGDISGAISAASTGNAAAHGLLAEFSLTTGTINGTVSATTAGGTAAALMGGAGITTTIGSTGMVEAAATGDGGTAYALYSGSYTNSDFSTENTADNITVHAGASITGIWELGGSGKESSVDTITLLSGTGSDPGLFDYTVRTTVNTNKSDTATHHSSVTLNAGSADNKANWTISTEKAAGLVNRFNVAYGSNVTLTGDSQILRDGALVNNLGTLSGTGTLTIAKDMTLISGTLVQNAAGTALEVGTNGLDINLDLAENATVGTTVLNTTDTAWVVTLDQIRQGIKDMYTPKVGGFDLDNYHMTYRLQGQVFLGEGTPVIVKPGESIHIGEGSKVIIGQDLPEHGIVLEGGEADLSQSDAVISSGSVSGTSGQLTLSEEQTLNWENSGTAGYHASAANEGAFGNLNVTARDGTIVAGGSYKAENVAITNNATLILDGRDASLGVEGGTVTLGESFARPDVPGHLVLNGSTVLSAVETNSGSSISGSGTFKGLVKYYGSELVLGRESSAGCHNYEGGLNAWGGVQEFTFFVNGTTPADAAHTGADTYSQLNVSSTYYVDGAHVNVVIGDNLLFNSEQSFSLSLVNLDPGTVIDPDGDLWDLTGIAPTLKGRTDLVTDTGFTVSADGLHLIFNGKINLDAVKALRGQEASRIANTLWSSVRVVDSFAHTAASQLDFRGPGRRNVWFSGLGDFMNVSSSAGISGLDYKGGGYALGMDYSCVKGWITGAAFGQTFGSFHSADKQFKADQDGLMFALYQRYHRDLHGGNSLDIDGYFTYGRMDNDADGTLGDSPTTASWNDDIYGFGLKGTWNIRLSNTDILKPFAGIEFLNGSQGSFGERSGSGAAWYRDGSVQNWSIPVGFTWQKQIAVGKGQILMPQATVAYAGDVSRRNASVKTDAFGSAFRVDGIYPGRHALIVNAGLNWAISGAWSAGAFYHLECRENMTNQSVTATVRYSF; translated from the coding sequence ATGCATTCATTAAAAACGCTCCGCTTGAACGGAGCAGACCATGATGGCCCGGCCCCCTTGGCGGCCGGGATTTCCCCCGCTTTTGCGGACTTTCCCTCCTGCGGCACGTACGCCGCACCGGACTCCTGCCACACCAGGCATAAAATGCAGGCCGTGGCCATGACTCTGGCCTGCCTTGGCATGCTGGCCCCGGTCCACGCACAGGACGCCGGCAGGGAAAACCTGAACGGAACCCGTGACGCCACAGTGGAAAGAACCGCATCAGACCCGGCTCTGGGAACGGTCTCCGCCACCATCAATGTGACCGGTTCCAGCAACGTACGCGGAATTTGGGGCAAATCCGATCCCCTCAGCATAGACACGATTGCGGAAGAAGCCGTTTTCAACGTTTCCTCTACCAGAAACAATGCCTTTGGCATTGATACGTCATCGGGAGCCAGCCTGGACATCGGAACCATCGCCGGCAAGTTCAACGTCTCCGCAGCCAATACCAATGCCACGGGCATCAGAAGCTACGGCAAGATGATCAACATCGGAACCATGGCGGAATCCTCCGTCATGACCATTACGGCCAACTTCTCGTCCAACGGCATCTATGCCTACCAGGGAGGACTGGACATCGGCACCTTTGCGGGGCAAATTTCCGTCACCCTGGGTACCGGGAACTTTGCGAGGGGACTGTATTCCTACGGAAACACCATGGACTACCAGGGACCGCGCTACAAGGATGTCGAAATCGGCACCATCTCGGCTACCGGCAACATCTCCGCAGTGACAACTTCCGGATATGGAGCCAGAGGTATCCAGTCCAATTACGGACGGGTGAATATTTCCCAAATCGACGGGCAAATCACCGCTAATTCCGGATCCACTGATGCCGGCGGGAAATTCTCCGCTCTCGGCATTGAGGCCAGAGAAGAGATCACGCTGGGCAACATCAGCGCTGCGGCCGCCATTACCGCCGCCTCCGGCGGCATGGATGCCTATGGAATCTACGCAGGAGAGGAATCAGGCAACCAAACCCATTCCAACATCACCATAGGCAACGTAGCCGGAACCATCCGGGCCGAGGCCATGGCCGGTACGGCCGCCGGGGCTTCCGCCACAGGCTCCCTGGCCGTGGGTGACATCAGCGGCGCCATTTCCGCCGCCTCCACGGGAAACGCGGCAGCGCACGGCCTACTGGCGGAATTCTCCCTCACCACAGGTACCATCAACGGAACCGTCAGCGCGACAACCGCCGGCGGCACGGCCGCAGCCCTGATGGGGGGTGCCGGCATCACAACAACCATCGGATCCACCGGTATGGTTGAAGCCGCGGCAACGGGAGACGGCGGAACGGCCTATGCCCTGTACAGCGGCTCCTATACGAACTCCGACTTTTCTACGGAAAACACCGCGGACAACATCACCGTCCACGCAGGCGCCTCCATCACCGGCATCTGGGAACTGGGCGGTTCCGGCAAGGAAAGCTCCGTGGATACCATCACGCTGCTCTCAGGCACGGGAAGCGATCCCGGACTGTTCGACTACACGGTGCGGACGACCGTCAACACCAACAAGTCGGATACCGCCACCCACCACTCCTCCGTTACGCTCAATGCAGGCAGTGCGGACAACAAGGCAAATTGGACCATCTCCACGGAAAAAGCCGCCGGGCTGGTCAACCGGTTCAACGTGGCCTACGGCTCTAATGTTACCCTGACCGGAGACTCCCAAATTCTCCGTGACGGAGCCCTTGTCAACAATCTGGGCACCCTGTCCGGAACAGGCACGCTTACCATTGCGAAAGACATGACGCTGATCAGCGGAACCCTGGTGCAGAATGCAGCGGGAACCGCCCTGGAAGTGGGAACCAACGGTCTGGACATCAATCTGGACCTGGCCGAAAACGCTACGGTGGGAACCACGGTACTCAACACCACGGATACCGCCTGGGTCGTCACGCTGGACCAGATCAGGCAGGGTATCAAGGACATGTACACCCCCAAGGTTGGCGGCTTTGACCTGGACAACTACCACATGACCTACCGCCTCCAGGGCCAGGTATTCCTGGGTGAAGGCACTCCCGTCATCGTGAAGCCCGGAGAAAGCATCCATATAGGGGAAGGATCCAAAGTCATCATCGGACAGGACCTGCCCGAACATGGCATCGTTCTGGAAGGCGGTGAAGCGGATCTGAGCCAGTCGGACGCCGTCATTTCTTCCGGCTCCGTCAGCGGCACTTCCGGCCAGCTCACGCTGTCGGAGGAACAAACCCTGAACTGGGAAAACTCCGGCACGGCCGGTTACCATGCCTCCGCCGCAAACGAAGGAGCCTTCGGAAATCTCAACGTCACCGCCAGGGATGGCACGATTGTCGCCGGCGGCTCCTACAAGGCGGAAAACGTCGCCATCACGAACAACGCCACCCTCATTCTGGACGGCAGGGATGCCAGCCTGGGCGTGGAAGGCGGAACCGTCACCCTGGGGGAATCATTCGCCCGTCCGGACGTTCCCGGACACCTGGTGCTGAACGGCTCCACCGTCCTGTCCGCCGTGGAAACCAACAGCGGTTCCTCCATATCCGGCTCCGGCACCTTCAAGGGACTCGTCAAATACTACGGCAGTGAACTGGTTCTGGGCAGAGAATCCTCCGCCGGCTGCCACAACTATGAAGGAGGCCTCAACGCCTGGGGAGGAGTGCAGGAATTCACGTTCTTCGTCAACGGAACGACTCCGGCAGACGCCGCCCATACCGGTGCGGACACCTATTCCCAACTGAACGTCTCTTCCACTTATTATGTGGACGGAGCCCACGTCAACGTGGTCATCGGGGACAATCTGCTCTTCAACTCGGAACAGAGCTTCTCCCTGTCCCTGGTCAACCTGGATCCCGGCACCGTTATTGATCCGGACGGAGACCTGTGGGACCTGACCGGCATCGCCCCCACGCTGAAAGGACGCACCGACCTGGTTACGGACACCGGCTTCACCGTATCCGCTGACGGACTGCACCTGATCTTCAACGGGAAAATCAATCTGGACGCCGTGAAAGCCCTGCGCGGGCAGGAAGCCTCCCGCATCGCCAACACGCTGTGGTCCTCCGTCCGGGTAGTGGACAGCTTCGCCCATACGGCGGCCTCCCAGCTTGACTTCCGCGGTCCGGGCAGGCGCAACGTCTGGTTCTCCGGCCTGGGGGATTTTATGAACGTATCCTCATCCGCAGGAATCTCCGGCCTTGACTACAAGGGCGGCGGCTATGCCCTGGGCATGGACTACTCCTGCGTAAAAGGCTGGATTACCGGGGCGGCCTTCGGCCAGACCTTCGGCTCCTTCCACTCTGCGGACAAGCAGTTCAAGGCGGACCAGGACGGGCTGATGTTCGCGCTCTACCAGCGCTACCACCGCGACCTGCACGGGGGAAACAGCTTGGACATCGACGGCTACTTCACCTATGGCCGCATGGACAACGACGCGGACGGCACACTGGGAGACAGCCCCACTACAGCCTCCTGGAACGATGATATTTACGGCTTCGGCCTGAAAGGGACCTGGAACATCCGGCTCAGTAACACGGACATCCTAAAGCCCTTCGCAGGAATCGAATTCCTGAACGGTTCCCAAGGCTCCTTCGGGGAACGTTCCGGTTCCGGCGCCGCCTGGTACCGGGACGGTTCCGTACAGAACTGGAGCATTCCCGTCGGCTTCACCTGGCAAAAACAAATCGCAGTTGGCAAAGGACAAATTCTTATGCCTCAAGCGACTGTCGCGTACGCGGGAGACGTCTCCCGACGGAACGCATCCGTGAAAACGGATGCGTTCGGCAGCGCGTTCCGGGTGGATGGCATCTATCCCGGACGCCACGCCCTCATCGTCAACGCCGGGCTGAACTGGGCCATCTCCGGCGCCTGGAGCGCCGGAGCCTTCTATCACCTGGAATGCCGGGAAAACATGACCAACCAGAGCGTCACCGCCACCGTGCGCTACTCGTTCTGA
- a CDS encoding bifunctional adenosylcobinamide kinase/adenosylcobinamide-phosphate guanylyltransferase — translation MSPNTDTSRPRMTLVVGGTRSGKSQYSEKIASGFGKKILYVATAEVWDGSGSLEYRIRKHRERRPQEWPTLECPRNVAATVQASGLLEQVDGVILECITLLASNILYDQKDPAEYLPFQDALIREIEALKELISRSPVPWVLVSSETGMGIVQPDPETRHYCDGLGIANQLLAKSADEVYLMVAGLPVTVKK, via the coding sequence ATGTCTCCAAACACTGACACCTCCCGCCCCCGCATGACGCTCGTCGTAGGGGGCACCAGAAGCGGCAAAAGCCAGTACTCTGAAAAAATCGCCTCCGGCTTCGGGAAAAAAATCCTGTATGTTGCCACGGCGGAAGTCTGGGACGGCTCCGGCTCCCTGGAATACCGCATCCGCAAGCACCGCGAACGCCGCCCGCAGGAATGGCCCACGCTGGAATGCCCGCGCAACGTGGCCGCCACCGTACAGGCGTCCGGTCTTCTGGAGCAAGTGGACGGCGTCATTCTGGAATGCATCACCCTGCTTGCCTCCAACATCCTGTATGACCAGAAAGACCCTGCGGAATACCTTCCGTTTCAGGATGCCCTGATCCGGGAAATAGAAGCGTTGAAGGAACTCATTTCCCGGTCTCCCGTACCATGGGTGCTCGTCTCTTCGGAAACCGGCATGGGCATCGTCCAGCCGGACCCGGAAACGCGCCACTACTGCGACGGTCTGGGCATCGCCAACCAGCTCCTGGCAAAAAGCGCGGATGAAGTTTACTTGATGGTGGCGGGGCTGCCTGTCACCGTAAAAAAGTGA
- a CDS encoding GntR family transcriptional regulator — MNPAPALSLAENVANKIKQMILSGSLVNVLPGERELGNRLSVGRETVRKALTILEKENWIAPARIKVPRRILKAAADNMGPDASSFPIQEKKATIGFLTSQPIKRLAQSVLVEVYTILKILEEDGISVRIFEAPWLLGNNPDKRLAKLVGKSECVCWILHRSSEQSQLWFKTHGIPCIVRGTSYQSSNLPYLDRHWAATTHHAARHLWNKGHRTVGLCLPPDPLKGHHLMQKGFFGFSEQGWNPVLIPTPFETPAFFEHLTRAFTEHPDMSALVATRGNQIIPILSYVEARQLSIPGQLSLVSLTYEPFMERLFPAITYYEENSTKTVHKLIRMLRSLISGKHLKSISVIPELHPGQSVIQRPVPASS, encoded by the coding sequence ATGAATCCAGCACCAGCCCTTTCACTGGCAGAAAATGTGGCCAATAAAATCAAGCAAATGATTCTCAGCGGAAGCCTGGTCAACGTATTGCCCGGCGAGCGGGAACTGGGCAACAGATTATCCGTGGGCCGGGAGACGGTCAGAAAGGCATTGACCATTCTGGAGAAGGAAAACTGGATTGCCCCGGCACGAATCAAGGTGCCAAGACGTATTCTGAAAGCCGCCGCAGACAACATGGGGCCGGACGCCTCCTCCTTCCCCATCCAGGAAAAAAAGGCCACCATTGGCTTTCTGACGTCTCAGCCAATCAAAAGACTGGCGCAAAGCGTCCTGGTGGAAGTATATACCATCCTGAAAATTCTGGAGGAGGACGGAATCAGCGTGCGCATCTTTGAAGCCCCCTGGCTTCTGGGCAACAATCCGGACAAACGGCTTGCCAAGCTGGTGGGCAAATCGGAATGCGTCTGCTGGATTCTTCACCGTTCCTCGGAGCAATCCCAGCTCTGGTTCAAGACACACGGCATTCCCTGCATTGTCCGCGGGACTTCCTATCAAAGCAGCAACCTGCCCTATCTGGACCGCCACTGGGCCGCAACCACCCATCATGCGGCACGGCATTTGTGGAACAAGGGGCACAGAACCGTAGGGTTGTGCCTCCCTCCGGATCCTTTGAAAGGCCACCACCTGATGCAGAAAGGCTTCTTCGGTTTTTCGGAACAGGGCTGGAATCCCGTTCTGATTCCCACTCCCTTTGAAACCCCTGCTTTCTTCGAACACCTGACCAGGGCTTTCACGGAACACCCGGACATGTCCGCCCTGGTGGCTACGCGCGGCAACCAGATCATTCCCATCCTTTCCTACGTGGAGGCCCGCCAGTTGAGCATCCCCGGCCAGCTCAGCCTGGTAAGCCTGACGTATGAGCCTTTCATGGAACGGCTGTTTCCCGCCATTACCTATTACGAGGAAAATTCTACCAAAACGGTCCACAAGCTCATCCGGATGCTCCGTTCCCTGATCTCCGGCAAGCACCTCAAAAGCATCTCCGTCATTCCGGAACTCCATCCGGGGCAATCCGTCATCCAGCGTCCCGTCCCGGCATCCTCGTGA
- a CDS encoding putative quinol monooxygenase, producing MIKITAKSTVKAGARDQFIATARELVEKSRAEAGNISYHLYEDMDDPYILTFIEEWKDQAAVDVHADSEHFQRIIPLLSDMTEEAIEISLYREVL from the coding sequence ATGATCAAAATCACCGCCAAAAGCACCGTCAAAGCCGGAGCCAGGGACCAATTCATCGCTACCGCCAGGGAACTGGTGGAAAAAAGCCGCGCGGAAGCCGGCAATATATCCTACCACCTGTACGAGGACATGGACGATCCCTATATCCTGACTTTCATTGAAGAATGGAAGGACCAGGCGGCCGTGGACGTCCACGCGGATTCCGAACACTTCCAGCGCATCATCCCCCTGCTCAGCGACATGACGGAAGAAGCCATTGAGATTTCCCTGTACCGGGAAGTCCTGTAG
- a CDS encoding acyltransferase family protein, with product MGSCTTSGGSVSLVMEHRCGKIIPPIWVLCCFINGIKLMSYLPPPPPPLCLSGADNGIKPRDAWVDIMRVLAMLFIMIQHTPTHHSPVTGMTRAGVFFFFMAAGYFLARNYAAASSPVSWLNWKKAALILCAYVFWIFVSMALFGFPSTLLGWMANMGIGHVPLGVILWFLRDLMVFVLISGILFRIPRPCLAVLCLAALIPFSTESSIRLTFQYGDMACNIIHPRGLGAFALGMLLSPYSLKELKDMVEKAWVYVLIVFPAVFAWEVYHRGHESALFLCMGVLWIASCSLLATRYFRKFSSFCARLGPSIFLVYAAHTLVYRFLIRLGLPEGSYWMWGLAVPAVFLVLSGVYFLLGRICPGVLRYIALKS from the coding sequence ATGGGAAGTTGTACAACGTCCGGAGGGTCGGTTTCTCTTGTCATGGAACATCGTTGTGGTAAAATCATCCCTCCCATTTGGGTACTTTGTTGTTTTATAAATGGAATAAAATTAATGAGTTATTTACCCCCCCCCCCCCCCCCTCTTTGTTTATCCGGTGCAGATAATGGAATAAAGCCCAGGGATGCCTGGGTGGATATTATGCGGGTTCTAGCCATGCTTTTCATAATGATTCAGCATACTCCTACTCATCATAGTCCTGTGACTGGTATGACTCGTGCGGGCGTGTTTTTCTTTTTTATGGCGGCGGGTTATTTCCTGGCCCGGAATTATGCCGCCGCTTCTTCCCCGGTATCCTGGCTGAACTGGAAAAAGGCAGCTTTGATTTTATGCGCCTATGTGTTTTGGATTTTCGTTTCCATGGCTCTTTTCGGATTTCCTTCCACCCTGCTGGGATGGATGGCAAATATGGGGATCGGACACGTTCCGCTGGGAGTAATTTTATGGTTCCTAAGGGACTTAATGGTTTTTGTACTGATTTCGGGCATATTGTTCCGGATTCCGAGACCCTGCCTGGCCGTTCTCTGCCTAGCCGCCCTGATCCCGTTCAGTACGGAAAGTTCTATCAGGCTGACGTTCCAGTACGGGGACATGGCCTGCAACATCATTCATCCCAGAGGATTGGGCGCATTTGCCCTGGGGATGCTTTTAAGCCCTTATTCCCTTAAAGAGTTAAAGGATATGGTTGAAAAGGCTTGGGTGTATGTCCTGATTGTTTTTCCGGCGGTTTTTGCATGGGAAGTGTACCACAGGGGGCATGAGTCCGCATTGTTCCTCTGCATGGGAGTGTTGTGGATAGCGTCGTGTTCCTTGCTGGCGACGCGGTATTTCCGGAAATTTTCGTCTTTTTGCGCACGCCTTGGGCCTTCCATCTTTCTTGTATATGCCGCCCATACTCTGGTGTATCGCTTCCTGATCCGGCTTGGATTGCCGGAGGGAAGTTATTGGATGTGGGGACTTGCTGTGCCTGCGGTTTTTCTTGTTCTCAGCGGCGTGTATTTCCTGCTGGGCAGGATCTGTCCGGGTGTGTTGAGGTATATTGCGCTGAAGAGTTGA
- a CDS encoding 6-phosphofructokinase gives MNALKGACIIGQSGGPTAVINASALGAIQTALQCEHVTRVLGAANGIEGVLNERLYDMALEDPEELELLKYTPASALGSCRYKMADPSVDDADYRRLLEVFRKYDVRYFFYNGGNDSMDTCNKISKFMQQSGYECRVIGIPKTIDNDLYGTDHCPGFGSAAKFIATSCMEVHQDLRVYDKGRVTIVEIMGRHAGWLAGSAALATYAGAGPDLVYLPEVPFNMEEFWQNVNGIYRSKGSCMVAVSEGVRHADGRFIAESGDKDVFGHTQLGGLGAMLAESVKRQTGAKVRSIELSLLQRCASHVASKTDIDEAYMAGKAAVEAAVAGQTDKMVAFERSTENGQYVCKAKLIGLTDVANVEKLVPREWINPRGNGMEQPFIDYVLPLIQGETSMRKEHSLPRFAKLKKIQAEPVRN, from the coding sequence ATGAACGCATTAAAAGGAGCATGCATCATCGGGCAGTCCGGCGGTCCTACCGCCGTTATCAACGCCAGCGCTTTGGGAGCCATTCAGACAGCCCTGCAATGCGAGCATGTTACGCGCGTGCTGGGGGCCGCCAACGGCATTGAAGGAGTGCTGAACGAACGCCTGTACGACATGGCCCTGGAGGACCCGGAAGAACTGGAATTGCTTAAATACACCCCCGCATCCGCCCTGGGCTCCTGCCGCTACAAAATGGCTGATCCCTCCGTGGACGATGCGGACTACCGCCGCCTTCTGGAAGTATTCCGCAAGTACGACGTGCGTTATTTTTTCTACAACGGCGGCAACGACTCCATGGACACCTGCAACAAGATTTCCAAATTCATGCAGCAGTCCGGGTATGAATGCCGCGTGATCGGCATCCCCAAGACCATTGACAACGACCTCTACGGCACGGACCACTGTCCGGGCTTCGGCTCCGCCGCCAAATTCATAGCCACTTCCTGCATGGAAGTGCACCAGGACTTGCGCGTGTACGACAAGGGTCGCGTCACCATCGTGGAAATCATGGGCCGCCATGCCGGCTGGCTGGCCGGGTCCGCGGCCCTGGCCACTTATGCCGGAGCCGGCCCCGACCTGGTTTACCTGCCGGAAGTTCCGTTCAACATGGAAGAATTCTGGCAGAACGTAAACGGCATTTACCGGAGCAAGGGAAGCTGCATGGTGGCCGTCTCTGAAGGGGTGCGGCACGCGGATGGCCGTTTCATCGCGGAATCAGGAGACAAGGACGTCTTTGGCCACACCCAGCTGGGCGGCCTGGGCGCCATGCTGGCGGAATCCGTCAAACGACAGACCGGGGCCAAGGTCCGGAGCATTGAACTCTCCCTGCTCCAGCGCTGCGCCTCCCACGTCGCTTCCAAAACGGACATTGACGAAGCCTACATGGCCGGAAAGGCCGCTGTGGAAGCGGCCGTGGCCGGGCAGACGGACAAAATGGTGGCTTTCGAGAGAAGCACGGAAAACGGGCAGTACGTCTGCAAGGCCAAGCTCATCGGCCTCACGGACGTAGCCAACGTGGAAAAACTGGTGCCGCGCGAATGGATCAATCCCCGCGGCAACGGAATGGAGCAGCCGTTCATCGACTATGTTCTTCCGCTCATCCAGGGGGAAACGTCCATGCGGAAGGAACACTCCCTTCCCCGTTTCGCGAAGCTCAAAAAAATCCAGGCGGAACCGGTCCGGAACTGA